From the genome of Desulfotignum phosphitoxidans DSM 13687, one region includes:
- a CDS encoding ABC transporter permease: MIVFILRRFFLLLLTMILVSLAVFIIAESSPGNIAKNVLGAFISPEQEAAFIRQNGLDQPMYVRYLHWIAGNDWVAKKKIGMPLKRITTEEGFEEWWAVKEDGSPIRWKVDGDDLVAINITPDGEKTEYVDNDRWKTIEDGKQEFWGIDRQNHAVRWVKGETETMFVFVMGKGWMESSGGPKDYIPLKKGFVRGDPGISFRTGRPVNKSLWTRLRNSVVLAGTAFVIVMPLALLLGLIAGLQEGSLKDRVLSVGGMMFSVVPEFATGIFLTLIFSVWLGWLPGAAVLGTSAPWEKPMMLILPVLTLTLIELGYILRITRASMVEVMKAPYIRTAFLKGLPYKQVVFKHAVKNALIAPITVIMLHVNWLLGGIVIVEVVFGYPGLGAYLLESALYKDFNALEAGAMIMVLVAVGTQLVADIIYTFLNPRIRYA, from the coding sequence ATGATTGTTTTTATACTCCGCCGTTTTTTTCTGCTGCTGCTGACCATGATTCTGGTGTCTCTGGCCGTTTTCATCATTGCAGAATCCTCTCCCGGAAATATCGCCAAAAATGTGCTCGGAGCCTTTATCTCCCCGGAACAGGAAGCCGCATTCATTCGCCAGAACGGCCTGGACCAGCCCATGTATGTCCGGTATCTGCACTGGATTGCGGGCAATGACTGGGTGGCTAAAAAGAAAATCGGTATGCCCCTGAAACGGATTACCACGGAAGAAGGGTTTGAAGAATGGTGGGCCGTCAAGGAAGACGGATCCCCCATCCGCTGGAAAGTGGACGGAGACGACCTGGTGGCCATCAACATCACACCGGACGGTGAAAAAACCGAATATGTGGACAATGACCGATGGAAAACCATTGAAGACGGCAAACAGGAATTCTGGGGAATTGACCGCCAGAATCATGCCGTCCGCTGGGTCAAGGGTGAAACCGAAACCATGTTTGTGTTTGTCATGGGCAAGGGGTGGATGGAAAGTTCCGGGGGCCCCAAAGACTATATTCCGTTGAAAAAAGGATTTGTCAGAGGGGATCCGGGTATTTCCTTTCGCACGGGCCGGCCCGTGAACAAAAGCCTGTGGACCCGATTGCGCAACTCTGTGGTGCTGGCAGGGACCGCTTTTGTCATTGTCATGCCCCTGGCCCTGCTGTTGGGTCTCATTGCCGGACTCCAGGAAGGCTCTCTCAAGGACCGGGTTTTGTCCGTGGGGGGCATGATGTTTTCCGTGGTGCCCGAATTTGCCACGGGTATTTTTCTGACCCTGATCTTTTCCGTGTGGCTGGGGTGGCTGCCGGGTGCGGCGGTTTTAGGCACCTCCGCCCCCTGGGAAAAACCCATGATGCTGATTTTGCCGGTTTTGACCCTCACGCTGATCGAACTGGGGTATATCCTGCGTATCACCCGGGCTTCCATGGTGGAGGTCATGAAAGCGCCTTATATCCGAACCGCGTTTCTCAAAGGACTGCCCTACAAACAGGTGGTGTTCAAACATGCCGTGAAAAACGCGCTTATCGCCCCCATCACCGTGATCATGCTCCATGTCAACTGGCTGCTGGGGGGGATCGTGATTGTGGAGGTGGTGTTCGGATACCCGGGACTGGGGGCCTATCTGCTGGAATCAGCGCTGTATAAAGATTTCAACGCCCTGGAAGCCGGTGCCATGATCATGGTCCTGGTGGCCGTCGGCACCCAGTTGGTGGCCGATATCATCTATACCTTTTTGAATCCGAGGATACGGTATGCCTGA
- a CDS encoding ABC transporter permease — protein sequence MPETAETQTTKKTKKVQLKDMFAILFSSKIAMVGLVIVLFWVFVALFAPFLTPYTPFEQDWKAPNQGPSAEHILGTDELGRDLWTRLIYGARVVLVVLPVSENISLPGGTAIWGVVVALMIGATLGLIGGYKGGWIDELVMRLLDAMMAIPVILLYLIIVVAIGASAVNVVIAISIVGVPGIARLVRSLTLDIKTREYIRAAETRGESAWFIMFVEILPNTRGPIIIDAMLRIGYAIFAMGTLGFLGLGMPPPSPDWGSMVAKGRAFILTGNPYAALWPSLAIASLVVGLNLLADGIREESMRYQ from the coding sequence ATGCCTGAAACAGCTGAAACCCAAACTACAAAAAAAACCAAAAAAGTACAGCTCAAGGATATGTTCGCCATCCTGTTCAGTTCCAAAATCGCCATGGTGGGACTGGTCATTGTCCTGTTCTGGGTGTTTGTGGCCCTGTTTGCCCCGTTTCTCACCCCGTACACCCCCTTTGAACAGGACTGGAAAGCCCCCAACCAGGGGCCGTCCGCCGAACATATCCTGGGCACGGACGAGCTGGGAAGGGACCTGTGGACCCGGCTGATCTACGGCGCCCGGGTGGTACTGGTGGTGCTGCCCGTATCGGAAAACATCTCTCTGCCCGGGGGTACGGCCATCTGGGGGGTGGTGGTGGCCCTGATGATCGGTGCCACTTTGGGATTGATCGGCGGCTATAAAGGCGGATGGATCGATGAGCTGGTCATGCGGCTTTTAGATGCCATGATGGCCATCCCGGTCATCCTGCTCTATTTGATCATCGTGGTGGCCATCGGGGCATCCGCCGTCAACGTGGTCATTGCCATTTCCATTGTGGGGGTGCCGGGCATTGCCCGGCTGGTCAGAAGCCTGACCCTGGACATCAAAACCCGTGAATATATAAGGGCCGCGGAAACCCGGGGGGAAAGTGCCTGGTTCATCATGTTTGTGGAAATTCTGCCCAATACCCGAGGACCCATCATCATCGATGCCATGCTCAGGATCGGGTATGCCATCTTTGCCATGGGAACCCTGGGATTTTTAGGCCTGGGCATGCCGCCGCCATCACCGGACTGGGGCTCCATGGTTGCCAAAGGACGGGCGTTTATCCTGACAGGCAACCCGTATGCGGCCCTGTGGCCGTCCCTTGCCATCGCTTCGCTGGTGGTGGGGCTCAACCTGCTGGCAGACGGGATTCGTGAAGAATCCATGAGATATCAGTAA